A stretch of the Chitiniphilus purpureus genome encodes the following:
- a CDS encoding uracil-DNA glycosylase, whose translation MSRRERVLAELGLTPLWVRPALLATAAAPEPAAPAHADVAAMPPEPEPARPPAAAAALAAALQHQPPAGAASLPKVPVPASPPVRATTGVQATLALLHEGANARVQDIARQDWATLQQTVADCTACGLCKSRKQAVFGVGNPQAPLLVVGEAPGAEEDKLGEPFVGAAGKLLDNMLAAIGERRGERVFIANVLKCRPPGNRNPQPEEVMQCAPLLARQIELIQPRLIFAVGRFAIQTLLQTDAPVGALRGKMHAVNGIPVVVGYHPAYLLRNLPDKARAWRDLLLLQDRLHALSGPPG comes from the coding sequence ATGAGCCGGCGTGAACGCGTGCTTGCGGAACTGGGCCTGACTCCGCTGTGGGTACGCCCTGCGCTGCTGGCGACCGCTGCCGCACCGGAACCCGCCGCGCCGGCCCATGCCGACGTCGCTGCCATGCCCCCCGAACCGGAACCGGCCCGTCCACCCGCAGCCGCCGCGGCCCTTGCCGCCGCACTGCAACACCAGCCGCCGGCCGGCGCGGCATCGCTGCCCAAGGTGCCGGTGCCGGCATCCCCGCCGGTCCGGGCCACCACCGGCGTGCAGGCTACCCTTGCGCTGCTGCATGAGGGCGCCAATGCCCGGGTGCAGGACATCGCCCGGCAGGATTGGGCCACGTTGCAGCAGACCGTGGCCGACTGCACCGCCTGCGGACTGTGCAAGAGCCGCAAGCAGGCGGTATTCGGCGTGGGCAACCCGCAGGCACCGCTGCTGGTGGTCGGCGAGGCCCCCGGCGCTGAGGAGGACAAGCTGGGCGAACCGTTCGTGGGAGCGGCAGGCAAGCTGCTCGACAATATGCTGGCGGCGATCGGTGAACGGCGCGGCGAGCGCGTGTTCATCGCCAACGTGCTCAAATGCCGCCCGCCGGGCAACCGCAATCCGCAGCCTGAGGAAGTGATGCAGTGTGCACCGCTGCTGGCACGCCAGATCGAGCTGATCCAACCCCGGCTGATCTTCGCGGTCGGGCGCTTCGCCATCCAGACCCTGCTGCAGACCGACGCCCCGGTGGGTGCGCTGCGCGGCAAGATGCATGCGGTGAACGGCATTCCGGTGGTGGTGGGCTATCACCCGGCCTACCTGCTGCGCAACCTGCCCGACAAGGCTCGCGCCTGGCGCGATCTGCTGCTGCTGCAAGACCGGCTACACGCGCTCTCAGGCCCACCCGGCTGA
- the rimI gene encoding ribosomal protein S18-alanine N-acetyltransferase, which yields MTLRPLTEADLPVLLHLDAATNSHPWHPDNWRDSLRDHLCLGLEIEGCLVGFAVASRVLDEAELLAIAVDPVQQRRGLGRQLLTALRQHLAASGGASLFLEVRAGNRAAQALYESAGGIETGYRRGYYPRTGGGREDARLYAFSLGQADA from the coding sequence ATGACGCTGCGCCCGCTGACCGAAGCTGACCTGCCGGTGCTGCTGCACCTGGATGCCGCCACCAATTCGCACCCCTGGCACCCCGACAACTGGCGCGACTCGCTGCGCGACCACCTGTGCCTGGGGCTGGAGATAGAGGGCTGCCTGGTCGGTTTCGCCGTGGCGAGCCGGGTGCTGGACGAGGCGGAGCTGCTGGCGATCGCCGTCGACCCTGTGCAACAGCGCCGGGGACTGGGGCGACAGTTGCTGACGGCATTGCGCCAGCACCTTGCGGCCAGCGGCGGCGCCTCGCTGTTTCTGGAGGTGCGTGCCGGCAACCGGGCGGCGCAGGCACTCTATGAATCCGCCGGCGGCATCGAAACCGGCTATCGGCGCGGCTACTACCCGCGGACCGGCGGCGGGCGCGAGGATGCGCGCCTGTACGCGTTCAGCCTTGGGCAGGCCGACGCATGA
- the tsaB gene encoding tRNA (adenosine(37)-N6)-threonylcarbamoyltransferase complex dimerization subunit type 1 TsaB gives MAYLALDTSSEYLSLAVSTPHGVVARDWHVGQRHAERTLPELEALLTEAGITRADLAGIAYGMGPGSFTGLRIGCGIAQGLAFGLGVKLVGVSTLAALAAASPAERIYAAIDARMNQVYAAAFERDGTSWHEIVAATVCDPDAVPLPPGAGWHGVGSGFAAYEAALCAQLGPQLATTEPQRFPHARAVLELALPLFASGAALPPEAAPLVYLRDKVALKTHERAKP, from the coding sequence ATGGCCTATCTCGCGCTCGACACCTCCAGCGAATACCTGTCGCTCGCCGTCTCCACCCCCCACGGCGTCGTCGCACGCGACTGGCATGTGGGACAGCGCCATGCCGAACGCACGCTGCCCGAGCTGGAGGCGCTGCTGACCGAGGCCGGCATCACGCGCGCCGACCTTGCCGGCATCGCCTATGGCATGGGTCCGGGCTCGTTCACTGGATTGCGGATCGGCTGCGGCATCGCGCAAGGGCTCGCCTTCGGGCTGGGCGTGAAGCTGGTCGGGGTCTCGACGCTGGCGGCACTGGCTGCGGCCAGCCCGGCCGAGCGGATCTATGCCGCGATCGACGCCCGGATGAACCAGGTGTACGCCGCGGCGTTCGAGCGCGACGGTACATCCTGGCACGAAATCGTTGCCGCCACGGTGTGCGACCCGGACGCGGTCCCTCTGCCCCCGGGTGCAGGCTGGCATGGCGTGGGCAGCGGCTTTGCCGCATACGAAGCCGCGCTTTGCGCCCAGCTGGGCCCGCAGCTGGCCACCACCGAGCCGCAGCGCTTCCCCCACGCGCGCGCGGTGCTGGAACTGGCGCTGCCGCTGTTCGCAAGCGGTGCCGCGCTGCCGCCCGAGGCCGCGCCGCTCGTCTATCTGCGCGACAAGGTCGCGCTCAAGACCCACGAGCGGGCTAAACCATGA
- a CDS encoding extracellular solute-binding protein: MLLRLLPVLLLLCLPSAFGAHAVALGYEPKYPPGFAHFDYVNPDAPKGGSLTLPNPDRRTSFDSFNPFIVKGTSAAGLAALMFESLLLTSSDEPASGYGLLADDVAVAADGLSVTFRLHPKARFSNGDPVLAADVKHSFDTLVSRHAAPQFRAMLADVKAVRVLDARRVRYDFARNNPELPLLIGTLPVFSRKWGGGARIDQIALTPPLTSGPYLIERYRSGREITYQRNPAYWGAALPTRRGMFNFERITYRYYKDEVARLEAFKAGEFDFIVENSAKNWARQYTGPKFRGGELIKRLLPHRNTAGMQGFILNTRKPQFADPRVRRALALALDFEWLNRQYFYNQYTRIYSYWSNSELAARGAPDADELRLLAPLRAQLAPAVFGPVPEPVTTRAPHSLRANLIEARKLLAQAGWTYRDGALRNRHGQPFEFEFVDDSGPMLRVFLAYARNLEKLGIRAQVRNVDYALYQRRMDEFDFDMTTLRFPDSQSPGNELYDYYGSKAADTRASGNFTGVKSPAVDRLIDAVVTSATRAERVVAVRALDRVLRHGVYVIPHWFSAEHRVAYRNRLAYPGRLPLYYSPEPWMVATWWMK, encoded by the coding sequence ATGCTGCTGCGCCTGCTGCCCGTCTTGCTGTTGTTGTGTTTGCCGTCTGCGTTCGGCGCGCATGCGGTGGCGCTCGGCTATGAGCCCAAGTATCCGCCTGGTTTTGCGCATTTCGACTACGTGAATCCCGACGCGCCCAAGGGTGGCAGCCTCACCTTGCCCAACCCGGACCGGCGTACCAGTTTCGACAGCTTCAACCCTTTCATCGTCAAAGGCACGTCGGCCGCGGGGCTGGCCGCGCTGATGTTCGAGAGCCTGCTCCTCACCAGCAGTGACGAGCCTGCGTCGGGTTATGGCCTGTTGGCCGACGATGTGGCGGTGGCGGCCGATGGCCTGTCGGTCACCTTCCGGCTTCACCCCAAGGCGCGCTTTTCCAACGGCGATCCGGTCCTGGCCGCCGACGTGAAGCACAGTTTCGACACCCTGGTGAGCCGCCATGCCGCCCCGCAGTTCCGAGCCATGCTGGCCGACGTGAAGGCCGTGCGCGTGCTGGACGCGCGCCGCGTACGCTACGACTTTGCCCGCAACAACCCGGAATTGCCGTTGCTGATCGGCACCCTGCCGGTGTTCTCGCGCAAATGGGGCGGCGGTGCGCGGATAGACCAGATTGCGCTCACGCCGCCGTTGACGAGCGGCCCTTACCTGATCGAGCGCTACCGCAGCGGGCGCGAGATCACCTACCAGCGCAATCCGGCCTATTGGGGCGCTGCGCTGCCCACCCGCCGCGGCATGTTCAACTTCGAACGCATCACCTACCGCTACTACAAGGACGAGGTGGCGCGGCTGGAGGCGTTCAAGGCCGGCGAGTTCGACTTCATCGTCGAGAACAGCGCCAAGAACTGGGCGCGGCAATACACCGGGCCGAAGTTCCGCGGTGGCGAGCTGATCAAGCGCCTGCTCCCGCATCGCAACACCGCCGGTATGCAGGGCTTCATCCTCAATACCCGCAAGCCGCAGTTCGCCGACCCACGGGTGCGGCGCGCGCTGGCGCTGGCGCTGGACTTCGAGTGGCTCAACCGGCAGTACTTCTACAACCAGTACACCCGGATCTACAGCTATTGGTCCAACAGTGAGCTGGCGGCGCGCGGTGCGCCGGATGCCGACGAGCTGCGCCTGCTGGCGCCGTTGCGCGCGCAGCTGGCGCCGGCGGTGTTCGGCCCGGTGCCCGAGCCGGTCACCACCCGCGCGCCACACTCGCTGCGCGCCAACCTGATCGAGGCACGTAAGCTCCTCGCCCAGGCCGGCTGGACCTACCGCGACGGCGCCTTGCGCAACCGGCACGGCCAGCCGTTCGAATTCGAGTTCGTGGACGACAGCGGACCGATGCTGCGGGTGTTCCTGGCATATGCACGCAACCTGGAAAAGCTCGGCATCCGCGCGCAGGTGCGCAACGTCGACTATGCGCTCTACCAGCGGCGGATGGACGAGTTCGATTTCGACATGACCACGCTGCGCTTTCCGGACAGCCAGAGCCCGGGCAACGAGCTATACGACTACTACGGCAGCAAGGCGGCCGACACCCGGGCGAGCGGCAATTTCACCGGCGTGAAGAGCCCGGCCGTGGACAGGCTGATCGACGCGGTGGTCACCAGCGCCACGCGCGCCGAGCGGGTGGTGGCGGTGCGCGCGCTGGACCGGGTGCTGCGCCATGGCGTCTACGTGATCCCCCACTGGTTCAGCGCCGAGCACCGGGTAGCGTATCGCAACCGTCTCGCCTATCCGGGCCGCTTGCCGCTGTACTACTCGCCCGAGCCATGGATGGTGGCGACCTGGTGGATGAAATGA